From the genome of Persephonella hydrogeniphila:
AGCGAACACTGAAAGGAAACTGGGGAAAACTTTAAAAAGTGTGAGATATTTCATTTTTATAAATCTGTATAAAGGTTTAAAATATTTTGTTGGAATAAAAATTTAGAGGTCAGGAGTAGATGGAAAATATTGACTGGTTGTGTATTAACACTATTAGAGTTCTTTCCTTAGATCAGATCCAGATAGCAAAATCTGGACATCCAGGAATGCCTCTTGGAGCATCTCCTATGGCTTATGTTCTGTGGGACAGATTTTTAAAACATAACCCTAAAAACCCCCACTGGTTCAACAGAGACAGATTTATTCTTTCTGCAGGTCATGCTTCAGCGATGCTTTACTCCCTTTTACATCTCTATGGTTATGATTTACCCCTTGAAGAACTGAAAAGATTTAGACAGTGGGGAAGTAAAACTCCGGGACATCCTGAGTATGGTTTAACTCCGGGGGTTGAAGCAACTACCGGTCCCCTTGGTCAGGGCTTTGGAATGGGTGTTGGGATGGCTATAGCCGAGTGTTTTCTGTCAAACTATTTTAACAGGGATGGTTTCAATATCGTTGATCATTATACATACGCTATAGTCTCAGATGGAGATCTGATGGAAGGTATATCTTCAGAAGCAGCAGCCCTTGCAGGAAGACTAAAACTTGGAAAACTTATATACCTTTACGATGATAACAGAATAACGATCGATGGACCTACAGATATCACATGGAATGAAGATATAGAACTGAGGTTTAAAGCTCACGGCTGGCATGTTATAACAGTTCCTGATGGGGAGGATTTAGATGCTATATATGGAGCTATAAAAGCAGCACAGGATGAAAAAGAGAGACCTTCTTTAATCAGAGTAAGAACGCATATAGGCTGGCACTCTCCAAAGCAGGATGATCCTTCTGTACATGGAGCTCCCCTTTCTGAAGAAGAGGCAAAAAAGACTAAAAAAGCCCTTGGTTTTCCTGAAGATAAGAATTTTTATATACCTGAAGAGGCTTTAAAACATTTCAGAAAAGCTGTTGATAGGGGAATAGAGCTTGAAAAACAGTGGAAAGAAATGTTTGAAGATTACAAGAACTCTTATCCTGAACTTGCTGAACAATTTGAAAGATTTATAAAAGGAGAACTATCTGAGAATTGGGAAGAAAATTTACCTGTTTACACAGATACTACAAAGAAGATAGCTACAAGATCTGCTTCTGGAGAAACACTGAATATCCTTGCGGACCACATACCTAATCTGATAGGTGGTTCTGCCGATCTTGCCCACTCAAATAAAGTTTTTCTAAAAGGAAAAGGTGAGTTTTACTGTGATACGCCGTCTGGAAGGAATATACATTTTGGCATAAGAGAACATGCCATGGGAGCTGCTGTAAATGGAATGGCTCTCCATGGAGGAATAATACCCTTTGGTGCTACGTTTTTTGTCTTTTCTGATTATATGAGAGCATCGGTTAGACTCGCCGCATTGATGGGGGTTCATTCTATATTTGTTTACACCCATGATAGTATAGGTGTTGGTGAAGATGGTCCAACCCACCAACCTATAGAGCATCTCATGAGCTTTAGGGTAATGCCAGATTTGACTGTGATAAGACCTGCAGATGCAAATGAGACTGTCGAAGCGTGGAAGATAGCTATTAAAGAAAAAAAGCCTGTCCTGCTGGTTTTAACAAGGCAGAATGTTCCTGTTTTAGACCCAGATAAATATCCTGTTAGGGAAGGTGTGAAAAGGGGTGCATATGTACTGGAAGATACGGAAAATCCAGATATTATCCTTATAGGAACAGGTTCAGAGGTTCATGTATGTCTGAAGGCTAAGGAAATTCTTGAGAAAGATGGCATAAAGGTAAGGGTTGTTTCAATGCCTTCATGGGAGCTATTTTTTGAACAGGATGAAGATTACAGGAAATCTGTTCTTCCTGAAGAAATACCTAAAGTTGCTGTTGAAGCAGGATCTGCTCTTGGCTGGAAGGAGATTGTAGGAGATAAAGGTATTGTTATAGGTATGGAAAGATTTGGGGCTTCAGCTCCCGGAAATGAGCTTATGGAAAGGTTTGGTTTTACACCGGAAAATGTAGCTGAGAAGGCGAAAAAACTCTTTGTATCAAGATAAAAGGGGCTTTTGCCCCTTTCAAAAGTCAACTATTAAAGATGTCAGGAAAGTAGTGTCTGTTTTTTCTACGTCAGGAGTAGGAGGTTTATTCTGATATGCTACTTTGTACCCCACTCCCATAGAAAAATGGGCATTTATTTTAACAGCGATTGAACTATCAGATTTTAGAAAGTATACATCGGTATTCTCAAGATTAACATCATACCTTAGTAGCTGTTTAAAAGTAAGGTTTTCTCTTATTTTCCATTTATAATCTAATTCTGTAGTTCCTGTTGTATAATCTTTGCTTCCATCTTCTTTATACTGGGATAGTGTATAACCTATAGATACAAGCCCTTTTAGAGTATGCTTTTCTGACTTGATGATATCATAACCAAAACCTACAGACCATACAGTCTTGTAATCATAACCAGAAAATTTATCCCTTAAATAATCTCCCTGAAGAAATCCAAAGAGCCTTTCATTTAAAAGCCTTTCCCATCTTCCTAACAGATACAGCTTATTAGTATTCTCTTTATTATCTGTTTTTCCGTATAAAAACTCTCCTTTCCCAAGCAGTCTGTTTACAGTCTTTTTCCAGTTGGTCTCAATTTTTGTAGCAAATGTCTCTGTGTCTGAGTTTCCAGAAGTTTTAACATAAGATAGCTCTCCGTGGGTTTTCCACTGATGGCTGTTATTTTCCTTCCCTATAGCTGTTGAAAGTATTGATACTGCAGTTATAAAAATACCTAATTTTTTCAAAATCACCTCCATAGATTTGATCTGTCTTCTTTCTCACAGATACCATCCTAATCAATGCAAGAAATAAAGTCAATCTCTGGTGTATAATAAATGCAAAATATTTGCATTAGCATTAAGGAGGTTAGGATGAAAAAACTTTTTTTAGCTGCTTTATTGACATTTCCAGCTTTTGGTTATCAGATTGAAGGGATTTCTGTTGAAAGTGGGTATGGGACAGAAAGTTTATTATCTGAGATAACATCTCCTGCAGATCTTATAACAGATAAGGAGATAGAAGAGAAACATCCCTTTGATATACGGGAAATTATTTTTAATAGAGATGGATTTTCCTTTTCTTCAAATGGAGGTTTTGGTCAGACAACTTCTATTTATCTGTGGGGAACAGATACAAAATACACAAACTTTATGATTGATGGAATAAGAATATTTGACCCGTCTACTATTGGATTTACTCCGTTTTATGAACATTTTTTAATAGAAGATATTCAACAGGTGGAAATCGTAAAAGGTGTACAGTCTGGAGTGTGGGGGGCTGATGCTGTAGGGGGAGTTATAAACATAGTCACAAAAAAACCTGAAGAAGGATTCCATGTAAATCTGAAAGGTCTTATCGGAGATTATAACACGAAAAAATCAGGTATACGGCTTTCTTATGCAAATAAGAAATTGGATGTTCTCTTGGGATATTACTGGTTCAAAACATCCGGATTTTCTGCAGCAGAATCGGTTAAAGGAAGTGCAGAGTACGGTAAAAGATGGGATGAACTTGGTTGGGAAAGGGATCCCTACAGAAATGAGACTATCAATTTTAAGATGGGATGGAATATAACAGAAAATGACAGATTTGAAACGGTGGTAAAAACTATTGATGCTGTAGTCCATTATGATTTTGATGCCGGAATAGATGCAAAGGATTACGATGATCCTCTTGGGTACGGGATGGGAGAGTATTTTTACCATTATTCCCAGATGTCTTATAAACTTGGATATACAAAAAAAATTGGGAATCACAGCTTTAATACTTATTTTTCGAAATCACAATTTGAAAGAAGTTATTACGGTGGTTATAAAGGAGAATACAGGGAATATGTACTAAAGGATAGATATAGATACAAGGTAGGTTTTCTTAGTTTTGGATTTTCAAGGCAAGATTTTATTAATCAGAAAAGTACAGGGATTTATCTTAATAAGAGGTACCATAATAATGGATACTTTATAACAAATGTTTTTACTGTAGACAGATTTGTGCTATCCCAGTCTATCAGACATGATAGCTATTCTGCTTTTAAAGATAAAACTACATTTAAGATTGGAGGTAAGTACTTTATAAAGGAAAAATTATACCTCTCTGCCAATTATGGAACAGGATATAAAGTTCCCAGTCTTTTTCAGGTTTACGGTAATGGCAGCTCTATAGTGTATAATCCAGATCTGAAACCTGAAAATGCAGTTCAGTGGGATGTAGGGTTAGGATATAAAGGATTTAAGGCTTCTTACTTTAAATATTCA
Proteins encoded in this window:
- a CDS encoding TonB-dependent receptor plug domain-containing protein, coding for MKKLFLAALLTFPAFGYQIEGISVESGYGTESLLSEITSPADLITDKEIEEKHPFDIREIIFNRDGFSFSSNGGFGQTTSIYLWGTDTKYTNFMIDGIRIFDPSTIGFTPFYEHFLIEDIQQVEIVKGVQSGVWGADAVGGVINIVTKKPEEGFHVNLKGLIGDYNTKKSGIRLSYANKKLDVLLGYYWFKTSGFSAAESVKGSAEYGKRWDELGWERDPYRNETINFKMGWNITENDRFETVVKTIDAVVHYDFDAGIDAKDYDDPLGYGMGEYFYHYSQMSYKLGYTKKIGNHSFNTYFSKSQFERSYYGGYKGEYREYVLKDRYRYKVGFLSFGFSRQDFINQKSTGIYLNKRYHNNGYFITNVFTVDRFVLSQSIRHDSYSAFKDKTTFKIGGKYFIKEKLYLSANYGTGYKVPSLFQVYGNGSSIVYNPDLKPENAVQWDVGLGYKGFKASYFKYSIKDMIDFRTISFYPYRGEYYNKRGKTKIRGIDISYSRYIDSASLFVRLNYTYLDSKDPDTGKRLLRRPLNQIGFDIVWYVDKNVNTGISGSYIGKRKDRYYDYGTYSYVETSTGYYTVINAFANFQITENFLAYVKLNNLTDKYYQTVAGYATEGRSLYAGIQLKW
- a CDS encoding DUF481 domain-containing protein; the encoded protein is MKKLGIFITAVSILSTAIGKENNSHQWKTHGELSYVKTSGNSDTETFATKIETNWKKTVNRLLGKGEFLYGKTDNKENTNKLYLLGRWERLLNERLFGFLQGDYLRDKFSGYDYKTVWSVGFGYDIIKSEKHTLKGLVSIGYTLSQYKEDGSKDYTTGTTELDYKWKIRENLTFKQLLRYDVNLENTDVYFLKSDSSIAVKINAHFSMGVGYKVAYQNKPPTPDVEKTDTTFLTSLIVDF
- the tkt gene encoding transketolase, with product MENIDWLCINTIRVLSLDQIQIAKSGHPGMPLGASPMAYVLWDRFLKHNPKNPHWFNRDRFILSAGHASAMLYSLLHLYGYDLPLEELKRFRQWGSKTPGHPEYGLTPGVEATTGPLGQGFGMGVGMAIAECFLSNYFNRDGFNIVDHYTYAIVSDGDLMEGISSEAAALAGRLKLGKLIYLYDDNRITIDGPTDITWNEDIELRFKAHGWHVITVPDGEDLDAIYGAIKAAQDEKERPSLIRVRTHIGWHSPKQDDPSVHGAPLSEEEAKKTKKALGFPEDKNFYIPEEALKHFRKAVDRGIELEKQWKEMFEDYKNSYPELAEQFERFIKGELSENWEENLPVYTDTTKKIATRSASGETLNILADHIPNLIGGSADLAHSNKVFLKGKGEFYCDTPSGRNIHFGIREHAMGAAVNGMALHGGIIPFGATFFVFSDYMRASVRLAALMGVHSIFVYTHDSIGVGEDGPTHQPIEHLMSFRVMPDLTVIRPADANETVEAWKIAIKEKKPVLLVLTRQNVPVLDPDKYPVREGVKRGAYVLEDTENPDIILIGTGSEVHVCLKAKEILEKDGIKVRVVSMPSWELFFEQDEDYRKSVLPEEIPKVAVEAGSALGWKEIVGDKGIVIGMERFGASAPGNELMERFGFTPENVAEKAKKLFVSR